In Fusobacterium perfoetens, one genomic interval encodes:
- a CDS encoding nitronate monooxygenase, with product MKNNRVCQLLGIKYPIFQGAMAWIADGNLAGHVSKVGGLGIIAGGGMPVDILRKEIKKAKEITENPFGVNLMLMMPNVAEQIDVCIEEGVKVVTTGAGNPGVYMEKLKGAGIKVIPVVSSVALAKRMEKIGADALVAEGLEAGGHIGEITTMALTPQIAEAVSIPVILAGGVGGGKQFLAAFALGAEGVQVGTKFIVADECTVHDNYKEAIIKAKDRSTVATGNYTGHPVRVIENKLAKELLEMEKHGASVEDLEAKGTGKLRLAAIDGDVKEGSVMAGQVASMVTKRESALEIIEGLIKDLETERERLFKYFENIK from the coding sequence ATGAAAAATAATAGAGTTTGTCAATTATTAGGAATAAAATATCCTATTTTTCAAGGGGCTATGGCTTGGATAGCTGATGGAAATTTAGCTGGACACGTTTCAAAAGTTGGAGGATTAGGAATAATCGCTGGTGGAGGTATGCCTGTTGATATTCTTCGTAAAGAGATAAAAAAAGCTAAAGAGATAACTGAAAATCCATTTGGAGTTAACCTAATGCTAATGATGCCAAACGTGGCTGAACAAATAGATGTTTGTATAGAAGAGGGAGTAAAAGTAGTAACTACTGGAGCTGGAAACCCTGGAGTATATATGGAAAAATTAAAAGGAGCTGGAATAAAAGTTATACCTGTTGTTTCTTCTGTGGCTCTTGCAAAAAGAATGGAAAAAATCGGTGCTGACGCTTTAGTTGCTGAAGGATTAGAAGCTGGAGGACATATTGGAGAAATCACAACAATGGCTCTTACTCCACAAATAGCCGAAGCTGTATCAATCCCTGTTATCTTAGCTGGAGGAGTTGGAGGAGGAAAACAATTCCTAGCTGCTTTCGCTCTTGGAGCTGAAGGAGTACAAGTTGGAACTAAATTTATAGTTGCTGACGAATGTACAGTTCACGACAACTACAAAGAAGCTATAATAAAAGCTAAAGACAGATCAACTGTTGCAACTGGAAATTACACTGGACACCCTGTTAGAGTAATTGAAAATAAATTAGCAAAAGAACTTCTTGAAATGGAAAAACATGGAGCAAGTGTAGAAGATTTAGAAGCTAAAGGAACTGGAAAATTAAGACTTGCTGCTATCGATGGAGATGTAAAAGAAGGAAGCGTAATGGCTGGACAAGTTGCATCTATGGTTACAAAAAGAGAATCTGCTCTAGAAATAATCGAAGGACTTATCAAAGATTTAGAAACTGAAAGAGAAAGACTTTTTAAATATTTTGAAAATATAAAATAA
- a CDS encoding phosphatase, protein MDYQIDLHVHSNTNPHAFSTIEENVTYAAEKGMKVIAITNHGPALLDTPHWWQLLNIRVLPNVIKGVRVLKGVEANIIGENGEFDINQAIYQHLDIILCGFHGCREYHKYQPIEKNTKSAINIIKSQKIDILVHPGNKEFPIDFEEVIKVAKECNVALEINNSSLGGTRIGSYERCSEVARIAKKYGCFITVNTDSHYCRLVGHTDLARKIIEEVDYPEELIINSSEERLNKFLELRKSLRPKEIFDTYIDEKFSY, encoded by the coding sequence ATGGATTATCAAATAGATTTGCACGTACATAGTAATACTAATCCTCACGCTTTTAGCACAATCGAAGAAAATGTTACTTATGCTGCTGAAAAAGGTATGAAAGTAATAGCTATTACAAACCACGGTCCTGCTCTTTTGGATACTCCTCACTGGTGGCAACTTTTAAATATAAGAGTTCTTCCAAACGTTATCAAAGGAGTAAGAGTTTTAAAAGGAGTTGAGGCAAATATAATTGGAGAAAATGGAGAATTTGATATAAATCAAGCTATCTATCAACATCTTGATATTATACTTTGTGGTTTCCACGGTTGTAGAGAATATCATAAATACCAACCAATAGAAAAAAATACAAAATCCGCTATCAATATTATAAAATCTCAAAAAATAGATATTTTAGTTCACCCAGGAAATAAAGAGTTTCCTATAGATTTTGAAGAAGTTATAAAAGTTGCAAAAGAATGTAACGTGGCTTTGGAAATAAATAATAGCTCTCTAGGAGGAACAAGAATTGGTTCTTATGAAAGATGTAGCGAGGTAGCAAGAATCGCTAAAAAATACGGTTGCTTTATAACTGTTAATACTGACTCTCACTATTGTCGTTTGGTAGGACATACAGACTTAGCTAGAAAAATTATTGAAGAAGTTGACTATCCTGAAGAACTTATTATAAACAGCTCAGAAGAAAGACTAAACAAATTCTTAGAACTTAGAAAATCTCTTAGACCAAAAGAAATTTTTGATACTTATATAGATGAAAAGTTTAGTTATTAG
- a CDS encoding LysR family transcriptional regulator translates to MDLHYLKIFYEVAKEKSFTKAATKLYINQSAVSIQIKKFEELLNAKLFDRSSKKIRLTYTGEALYRMAEDIFNKVQRAEKEINRIIKLGKAKIIIGSTSIIGDPLLPKLMKEFSEEYPEIEYEIQISDKPTLLKTLKEGGIDIALVDEEHIVDPNLDIITVEKVPYYLITGDENINITNVADYPLISRNNVPNNLKAINFLEEKYQINFDNRIIVQGSLQIIKGMVKNKLANVILPYYAIDKEIKNGEFKVIEEIVDVKDGYQVIVTKDKNTLVPIIKFLNFISSYKLLK, encoded by the coding sequence ATGGATTTACATTATCTAAAAATTTTCTATGAAGTTGCCAAGGAAAAAAGTTTCACAAAGGCAGCTACTAAACTGTATATCAATCAGTCTGCAGTTTCTATTCAAATTAAAAAATTTGAAGAACTATTAAATGCGAAATTATTCGATAGAAGTTCTAAGAAAATAAGACTTACTTATACAGGAGAGGCTCTTTATAGAATGGCTGAGGATATTTTTAACAAAGTCCAAAGAGCTGAAAAAGAGATAAATAGAATTATAAAACTTGGAAAGGCAAAAATAATTATAGGTTCTACTTCAATTATAGGTGACCCATTACTTCCAAAATTAATGAAAGAGTTTAGTGAAGAATACCCAGAGATTGAGTATGAAATTCAAATTTCTGATAAGCCAACACTTTTAAAAACTCTTAAAGAGGGAGGAATAGATATCGCTTTAGTTGACGAAGAGCATATTGTTGACCCTAATCTTGATATTATCACAGTTGAAAAAGTTCCATACTATTTAATAACTGGTGATGAAAATATAAATATTACAAATGTTGCTGATTATCCTCTAATCAGTAGAAATAATGTTCCAAATAACTTAAAGGCTATTAATTTCCTTGAAGAAAAATATCAAATTAATTTTGATAATAGAATTATAGTTCAAGGAAGTTTACAAATAATAAAAGGAATGGTAAAAAATAAACTTGCCAATGTAATTTTACCTTATTATGCTATTGATAAAGAGATAAAAAATGGTGAGTTTAAAGTTATTGAAGAGATTGTAGATGTAAAAGATGGATATCAAGTTATAGTGACAAAGGATAAAAATACTTTAGTTCCTATTATTAAATTCTTAAACTTTATATCTAGCTACAAATTATTAAAATAG
- the gmhA gene encoding D-sedoheptulose 7-phosphate isomerase: MNLIESYKTELELLKSFIEQEEKEKMTEKVASELAKAFSNGNKVLICGNGGSNSDALHFAEEFTGKFRKERRALPAIAISESSHITCVGNDYGFDYIFSKGVEAFGKEGDLFIGLSTSGNSSNVIKAVEMAKSLGMKTVGLLGKDGGKLKGLCDFEFVIPGETSDRIQEIHMMILHIIIEGVERIMFPENY; encoded by the coding sequence ATGAATCTTATAGAGTCTTATAAAACTGAACTAGAACTTTTAAAAAGTTTTATAGAACAAGAAGAAAAAGAAAAAATGACAGAAAAAGTTGCAAGTGAATTAGCTAAAGCTTTTTCTAATGGAAATAAAGTTTTAATCTGTGGAAATGGTGGAAGTAATAGTGACGCACTTCATTTTGCAGAGGAGTTTACAGGAAAATTTAGAAAAGAAAGACGTGCTTTACCAGCTATCGCTATATCAGAGTCTTCTCATATTACTTGTGTTGGTAATGATTATGGATTTGATTATATTTTCTCAAAAGGTGTTGAGGCTTTTGGAAAAGAGGGAGATTTATTTATAGGTTTATCTACTAGTGGAAACTCTTCTAACGTAATAAAAGCAGTTGAGATGGCAAAATCTCTAGGAATGAAAACAGTGGGACTTCTTGGAAAAGACGGAGGAAAGTTAAAAGGACTTTGTGACTTTGAATTTGTTATTCCAGGGGAAACTTCTGATAGAATCCAAGAGATTCATATGATGATTTTACATATAATTATCGAAGGTGTTGAAAGAATAATGTTCCCTGAAAACTACTAA
- a CDS encoding endonuclease/exonuclease/phosphatase family protein — MKKLILGFFILLQTIIFSDENIGYISSFNILRLGANEKNYKEVGKILSSFDIVGLEEVFSEAGVQKVVDELEKVTSVDWDYHMTSYPVGTKKYKEHYAYVFRTDRVKFLKSRGYFKDRQNDFIREPYGADFKIGNMDFTFVLLHSIYGDKKSFRVAEANSLRKVYDYFQDMDKEENDIIIGGDFNLSVRDNGFKNLLSHEDKIIYCISPNLKTTIGTKGLANQYDNIFISKYTSEFTGNSGTLDFTRKNYKKARKEVSDHLPIFIEVNISKDDD; from the coding sequence ATGAAAAAACTGATACTTGGATTTTTTATTCTGTTACAAACTATTATTTTTTCTGATGAAAATATTGGATATATCTCCTCTTTTAATATTTTAAGATTGGGAGCCAATGAAAAAAATTATAAAGAGGTTGGAAAAATCTTAAGCAGTTTTGACATTGTAGGTTTAGAAGAGGTATTTTCTGAGGCTGGAGTTCAAAAAGTAGTAGATGAACTAGAAAAAGTTACTAGTGTAGATTGGGATTATCATATGACTTCTTACCCTGTTGGAACTAAAAAATATAAAGAACATTATGCTTATGTATTTAGAACTGACAGAGTAAAATTTTTAAAATCTCGTGGATATTTTAAAGATAGACAAAATGATTTCATAAGAGAACCTTATGGAGCTGATTTTAAAATAGGTAATATGGACTTTACTTTTGTTCTTTTACACTCTATCTATGGAGATAAAAAAAGTTTTAGGGTGGCTGAGGCTAACTCTTTGAGAAAAGTTTATGATTATTTTCAAGATATGGATAAAGAAGAGAATGATATTATAATAGGTGGAGATTTTAATCTATCTGTTAGAGATAACGGTTTTAAAAATCTTCTTTCTCACGAGGATAAAATTATCTATTGTATCTCTCCAAATCTTAAGACTACAATAGGAACAAAAGGACTTGCAAATCAATACGATAATATTTTTATATCAAAATATACAAGTGAGTTTACAGGAAATAGTGGAACTTTAGATTTTACAAGAAAAAATTATAAAAAAGCGAGAAAAGAAGTATCAGATCATCTTCCTATTTTTATAGAAGTGAATATTTCAAAAGATGATGATTAA
- a CDS encoding thiamine diphosphokinase, whose translation MEKRAFVFFNGVMDWENSYYKKLLENEKNIYCADGGTKYALDMGVVPLEIWGDLDSLDKSYIEKAKELNVKILKFNADKDFTDGELIVKYLSEKGFDKIYILGGLGGRTDHFLTNLNIVFKYDNIIFLDEKEIIFRVEDGMEIKNRKNHTISFIPMSSEVNNIYLEGFKYPLNGYNLKLGESICNSNIIVEDLAKVKFSSGKLLGVLQKF comes from the coding sequence ATGGAAAAAAGAGCTTTTGTTTTTTTTAATGGGGTTATGGACTGGGAAAATTCTTATTATAAAAAACTTTTAGAAAATGAGAAAAACATTTACTGTGCTGACGGTGGTACAAAATATGCTTTGGATATGGGAGTTGTACCTTTAGAGATTTGGGGAGATTTGGACTCTTTGGACAAGTCTTATATAGAAAAAGCTAAAGAATTAAATGTAAAAATTTTAAAATTTAATGCAGATAAAGATTTTACAGATGGAGAACTTATAGTAAAATATCTTTCTGAAAAAGGTTTTGATAAGATTTATATTTTAGGAGGACTTGGAGGAAGAACAGACCATTTCCTAACAAATCTTAATATTGTTTTTAAATATGATAATATTATTTTTCTTGATGAAAAGGAGATTATTTTTAGAGTAGAAGATGGAATGGAGATAAAAAATAGAAAAAATCATACTATATCTTTTATCCCAATGAGCAGTGAAGTAAATAATATTTATCTTGAGGGATTTAAGTATCCTCTTAATGGATATAATCTAAAACTTGGAGAAAGTATATGTAACAGTAATATAATTGTAGAAGACTTGGCAAAGGTAAAATTTTCTTCAGGAAAACTACTGGGAGTATTACAAAAATTTTAA
- a CDS encoding uracil-xanthine permease family protein, with translation MNEISTKGKLILGLQHVLAMFGATVLVPFLTKLNPSVALLTAGVGTLIFHLCTKKIVPVFLGSSFAFIGAIALVLQEEGIAAVKGGVIAAGLIYVLMSFLVRIYGIEKIKSFFPPIVVGPIIVVIGLRLSPTAISMAGFSNGRFDPKSLLVAGTVVISMVVISSVGKSFLRLIPILVSVIIGYVLSIFLGMVDFTPIREASWIGFSQDAMTSLTTLPDFSLTGILGIAPIAFVVFIEHIGDITTNGAVVGKDFFKNPGISRTLLGDGLATIAAGFLGGPANTTYGENTGVLAVTKVYDPSILRIAACYAIVLSFIGKFGVILQTIPSPVMGGISVILFGMIASVGMRTLIESQLDFSLSRNLIIASLILVFGIGIDNVVIWKTVSLSGLAIAAFVGIILNKIFPETE, from the coding sequence ATGAACGAAATTTCTACTAAGGGAAAGTTAATACTAGGACTTCAACACGTATTAGCTATGTTTGGAGCTACTGTATTAGTTCCTTTTCTTACTAAGTTAAATCCATCTGTTGCACTTTTAACAGCTGGTGTTGGAACTCTTATTTTCCATCTATGTACTAAAAAAATAGTTCCAGTTTTCTTAGGTTCTTCTTTTGCTTTTATAGGAGCTATCGCCCTTGTATTACAAGAAGAGGGAATTGCTGCTGTTAAAGGTGGAGTAATAGCTGCTGGTCTTATCTATGTACTTATGAGTTTTCTTGTAAGAATATATGGAATTGAAAAGATTAAATCTTTCTTCCCACCAATAGTTGTTGGACCAATAATAGTTGTTATAGGATTAAGACTTAGTCCTACTGCTATTTCAATGGCTGGATTTTCAAATGGAAGATTTGATCCAAAAAGTTTATTAGTTGCTGGAACAGTTGTTATCAGTATGGTTGTTATCTCTTCTGTTGGAAAATCTTTCTTAAGACTTATACCAATATTAGTTTCTGTTATTATAGGTTATGTTCTTTCTATATTCTTAGGAATGGTAGATTTCACACCTATAAGAGAGGCTAGTTGGATAGGATTTTCTCAAGATGCAATGACATCACTTACAACTTTACCTGATTTTTCTTTAACAGGAATTTTAGGAATTGCTCCAATAGCTTTCGTTGTTTTCATTGAACATATTGGAGATATTACAACAAACGGAGCTGTTGTTGGAAAAGATTTCTTTAAAAATCCCGGAATCAGTAGAACTTTATTAGGAGATGGACTTGCTACAATCGCTGCTGGATTCTTAGGTGGACCTGCAAATACAACTTATGGAGAAAATACAGGAGTTCTTGCAGTAACAAAAGTTTACGATCCAAGCATTTTAAGAATTGCTGCTTGTTACGCAATCGTACTTTCTTTCATTGGAAAATTTGGAGTAATATTACAAACTATTCCATCACCAGTTATGGGAGGAATTTCAGTTATTCTATTTGGAATGATAGCTTCTGTTGGAATGAGAACTCTTATTGAATCACAACTTGATTTCTCACTATCAAGAAACTTAATAATAGCTTCTCTTATCTTAGTATTTGGAATTGGGATTGATAACGTTGTTATCTGGAAAACAGTTTCATTATCAGGATTAGCTATTGCGGCTTTTGTAGGAATTATTTTAAATAAAATTTTCCCAGAGACAGAATAA
- a CDS encoding linear amide C-N hydrolase encodes MKKTILSLFLMASAITYPCTGISLRTQNGDLVQGRTIEFGESNINGKIIISPRGREFKALTTEGKINGLKWKAKYGFVGASVVVDQFIGEGINEKGLNAGLFYFPHYGSLAEHEKSKANISIADMELVTWILSNFETVDEVKEEIKKIKVVNIGYDDKGKPLPTAHWRIGDVRGNNIVLEIVNNGEIKIYDNKVGVLTNSPDYEWHIKNLNNYINIYSGNANSFNVNGEELFSFGAGTGALGLPGDITPPSRFIRAFFYVNTIGEVENTKLAVNKAFHILNNFDIPIEIEFPKEYKGNIPKDVISATQWTAVSDLSNREFYYKTMDNSQIRKIDLKKIDFSSVKYQSFPMDNKKDNFLEINIK; translated from the coding sequence ATGAAGAAAACAATATTATCGCTTTTTTTGATGGCATCAGCTATTACATATCCTTGTACTGGGATAAGTCTTAGGACTCAAAATGGAGATCTCGTCCAAGGAAGAACTATTGAATTTGGAGAAAGTAATATAAATGGAAAAATTATTATTTCTCCAAGGGGTAGAGAGTTTAAAGCTCTTACAACAGAGGGTAAAATTAATGGACTTAAGTGGAAGGCTAAATATGGATTTGTTGGAGCTAGTGTTGTGGTTGACCAGTTTATCGGAGAGGGGATAAACGAAAAAGGGTTAAATGCAGGACTTTTTTATTTTCCTCACTATGGAAGTTTAGCAGAACATGAAAAATCAAAAGCTAATATATCTATTGCTGATATGGAATTGGTAACTTGGATTTTGTCAAACTTTGAGACAGTAGATGAAGTAAAAGAGGAAATTAAAAAAATAAAAGTTGTAAATATTGGTTATGATGATAAAGGAAAACCTCTTCCAACAGCTCATTGGAGAATAGGAGACGTTAGAGGAAATAATATTGTTTTAGAAATAGTTAACAATGGTGAAATAAAAATTTATGATAATAAAGTTGGAGTATTAACAAATTCTCCTGACTATGAATGGCATATAAAAAATCTTAACAATTATATAAATATTTATTCTGGAAATGCTAACTCTTTTAATGTAAATGGAGAAGAATTATTTTCTTTTGGAGCTGGAACAGGAGCTTTGGGACTTCCTGGAGATATAACTCCTCCATCAAGATTTATTAGAGCATTTTTCTATGTAAATACTATCGGAGAGGTTGAAAATACAAAACTTGCAGTCAATAAAGCTTTTCATATTCTAAATAATTTTGATATACCTATTGAGATAGAGTTTCCAAAAGAATACAAAGGAAATATTCCAAAAGATGTAATAAGTGCTACTCAATGGACAGCAGTTAGTGACTTATCAAATAGAGAATTTTATTATAAAACTATGGATAACAGCCAAATAAGAAAAATTGATTTAAAGAAAATAGATTTTTCATCAGTTAAATATCAATCTTTTCCAATGGATAATAAAAAAGATAATTTCTTAGAAATAAATATTAAATAA
- a CDS encoding transketolase, whose amino-acid sequence MKDINLLSTKANEIRKNIVSMITEAKSGHPGGSLSATDILTTLYFHEMNIDPNNLKMENRDRFVLSKGHAAPALYATLAERGYFDKSLLKTLRKYGSILQGHPDMKKVPGVEISTGSLGQGLSVANGMALNSKIYGIDYRVYVIMGDGETQEGQVWEAAMTASHYKLDNVCAFLDFNNLQIDGNVDKVMGIEPVADKWRAFGWHVIEIDGHNFEEIIAALDEAKTVKGKPTLVVAKTVKGKGVSFMENVCGFHGVAPTAEECKKALEELSCND is encoded by the coding sequence ATGAAGGATATTAATCTTTTATCAACAAAAGCTAATGAAATCAGAAAAAACATTGTTTCTATGATAACAGAGGCTAAATCTGGACATCCAGGAGGATCTTTATCAGCTACTGATATTTTAACAACATTATATTTTCACGAAATGAATATTGATCCAAACAATCTAAAAATGGAGAACAGAGACAGATTTGTTTTATCTAAAGGACACGCTGCTCCTGCTCTTTACGCAACTTTAGCTGAAAGAGGATACTTTGATAAATCTCTTTTAAAAACTCTTAGAAAATACGGTTCTATTTTACAAGGTCATCCTGACATGAAAAAAGTACCAGGAGTAGAAATTTCTACTGGGTCTTTAGGTCAAGGTTTATCTGTTGCTAATGGAATGGCTTTAAACTCTAAAATCTACGGAATCGATTACAGAGTTTACGTAATAATGGGAGATGGAGAAACTCAAGAGGGACAAGTTTGGGAAGCTGCAATGACAGCAAGCCACTACAAATTAGATAACGTTTGTGCTTTCTTAGACTTTAACAATCTTCAAATAGATGGTAATGTTGATAAAGTTATGGGTATCGAACCTGTTGCGGATAAATGGAGAGCTTTTGGTTGGCACGTAATCGAAATTGATGGACACAACTTTGAAGAAATTATAGCTGCTCTTGACGAAGCAAAAACAGTTAAAGGTAAACCAACTTTAGTTGTTGCAAAAACAGTTAAAGGTAAAGGAGTTTCATTTATGGAAAACGTTTGTGGATTCCATGGAGTTGCACCTACAGCTGAAGAATGTAAAAAAGCTTTAGAAGAATTATCTTGTAATGACTAA
- a CDS encoding transketolase family protein: MIKKATREAYGEALVELGKINKDVVVLDADLSGSTKTSSFKKVFPERHINVGIAEADLVGTAAGLATCGRTVFASTFAMFEAGRAFEQIRNTVAYPKLNVKLAPTHAGISVGEDGGSHQSVEDIALMRSIPGMVVLSPADATETKKMVFAAAEYDGPVYIRMGRLGVPVIFDEETYDFQIGIANTLRDGKDVTIAATGLLTYEALKAAEELEKEGISVRVINVGTIKPLDGETILKAAQETKFIVTAEEHSVIGGLGSAVSEFLSEVHPTKVKKVGIYDQFGQSGTGNELLEKYELTSKKLISVIKENL; the protein is encoded by the coding sequence ATGATAAAAAAAGCAACAAGAGAAGCTTATGGAGAAGCTTTAGTTGAACTTGGTAAAATAAATAAAGATGTAGTTGTTTTAGACGCTGACCTTTCTGGTTCTACTAAAACTAGTTCTTTCAAAAAAGTATTTCCTGAAAGACATATAAACGTTGGGATAGCTGAGGCTGACTTAGTAGGAACTGCTGCCGGACTTGCAACTTGTGGAAGAACAGTATTTGCATCTACTTTTGCAATGTTTGAAGCAGGACGTGCTTTTGAACAAATAAGAAATACAGTAGCTTATCCTAAATTAAATGTAAAACTTGCACCTACTCATGCAGGAATATCTGTTGGAGAAGACGGAGGATCTCACCAATCAGTAGAAGATATAGCTCTTATGAGATCTATCCCTGGAATGGTTGTTTTATCTCCAGCTGATGCAACTGAAACTAAAAAAATGGTTTTCGCTGCTGCTGAATATGACGGACCAGTTTATATCAGAATGGGAAGATTAGGAGTACCAGTAATATTTGATGAAGAAACTTATGATTTCCAAATCGGAATTGCAAATACACTAAGAGATGGAAAAGATGTAACAATAGCAGCAACAGGACTTCTTACTTATGAGGCTTTAAAAGCTGCTGAAGAATTAGAAAAAGAGGGAATTTCAGTTAGAGTAATCAACGTAGGAACAATCAAACCTCTTGATGGAGAGACAATATTAAAAGCTGCTCAAGAAACAAAATTTATTGTTACAGCTGAAGAACATTCTGTAATTGGAGGACTTGGTTCTGCTGTATCTGAATTTTTATCAGAAGTACACCCAACAAAAGTTAAAAAAGTTGGAATCTATGATCAATTTGGTCAAAGTGGAACTGGAAATGAGCTTTTAGAAAAATACGAATTAACTTCTAAAAAACTTATCTCTGTAATAAAAGAAAACTTATAA
- a CDS encoding permease-like cell division protein FtsX has product MQNESKQLFISLEMVKSFLSIIFATIVFNFFISGILNTNNQIKTLKNTDFISAELQNNLSLEQKKDLEVKLLNIPEIKKVTYIDSFIAFQNLQNDLGIVLPQAENPLPDSLRIYVKNLNNFEKIQEILDSTQEIKEYFLDTTYSDNINRKIKFFDMLSIILTISTAFVGFIIITIASMQFKIDYVGTLINVGYNKNTINATKTINLLPFTLAVLSGEVIAFNVYYLIRNWLISSEICSSVLTINQISWVQFFLNLLVIIIIWLLPVKERWENE; this is encoded by the coding sequence ATGCAAAACGAATCTAAACAATTATTTATCTCCCTTGAAATGGTAAAATCTTTTTTAAGCATTATTTTTGCTACAATTGTTTTTAATTTTTTTATTTCTGGTATATTAAATACCAATAACCAAATAAAAACCCTTAAAAATACAGATTTTATTTCTGCTGAATTACAAAATAATCTATCGCTTGAACAAAAAAAGGATTTAGAAGTAAAACTTCTTAATATTCCTGAAATAAAAAAAGTTACATACATCGACAGTTTTATAGCCTTTCAAAATCTTCAAAATGATTTGGGAATAGTACTTCCACAAGCTGAAAACCCATTGCCAGATTCTTTGAGAATATATGTAAAAAATCTTAATAATTTTGAAAAAATACAAGAGATTTTAGACTCAACTCAAGAGATAAAAGAATATTTTTTAGATACTACTTATTCTGATAATATAAATAGAAAGATTAAGTTTTTTGATATGTTATCAATAATCCTTACTATAAGTACAGCTTTTGTTGGATTTATAATTATAACAATAGCTTCAATGCAGTTTAAAATTGATTATGTAGGTACTCTTATAAATGTAGGATATAATAAAAATACAATCAATGCTACAAAAACTATAAATCTTCTTCCATTTACTTTAGCTGTGTTATCTGGAGAGGTAATAGCTTTTAATGTGTATTATCTAATTAGAAATTGGTTGATTTCTAGTGAAATTTGCTCATCTGTTTTGACTATTAATCAAATATCATGGGTACAATTTTTCCTTAATTTACTTGTTATAATTATTATCTGGTTACTTCCAGTAAAAGAAAGATGGGAGAATGAATAA
- a CDS encoding murein hydrolase activator EnvC family protein: protein MKKLCISLLLCFVSLVSYSDTKANMTNKLKKIDMEINSKKLAIKKIDTQKKSLEEQIEDIRKDIVKLNEDKKNIEDDIEATLKKIDYSHINLDFSKKELERKKAEFQAKIIAWSRRKNNNLSFEEDAMLKRQFGKILYDDMKKIEHIKRVKQDISIVSANIENEKKKLSSLKNQLNRNIQATASKEKEKNRLIARLNSEKSRHISKLSSLEKEKARIQKEIEKIIYSQSVSKPSKSVDYSVAIKGLGKGVKPLEDGKVVVQFREKKTQNISSNGVEIESRLGAPVRTTHKGKIIYVGKIQGLGKVVMIDYGYNTIGVYGNLISSKVTVGKKVNQGEDIGVLGLSMDGKPVLYYEVRLNLKSINPINVL from the coding sequence ATGAAGAAGTTGTGCATATCTCTTTTATTATGTTTTGTAAGTTTAGTTAGTTATTCTGATACAAAAGCTAATATGACTAATAAACTAAAAAAAATAGATATGGAGATTAATTCAAAAAAACTTGCTATAAAAAAAATTGATACACAAAAAAAATCACTAGAAGAGCAGATTGAAGATATTAGAAAAGATATTGTAAAGTTAAATGAAGATAAAAAAAATATAGAAGATGATATAGAGGCTACATTAAAGAAAATAGACTATAGCCATATTAACTTAGATTTTAGTAAAAAAGAGCTAGAAAGAAAAAAAGCGGAGTTTCAAGCAAAAATCATAGCATGGAGTAGAAGAAAAAATAATAATCTTTCTTTTGAAGAAGATGCTATGCTTAAGAGACAATTCGGAAAAATACTTTATGATGATATGAAAAAAATAGAACATATCAAAAGAGTAAAACAAGATATCTCTATTGTCAGTGCTAATATAGAAAATGAAAAGAAAAAATTAAGTTCTTTGAAAAATCAACTTAATAGAAATATACAAGCTACAGCATCAAAGGAAAAAGAAAAAAATCGTTTGATAGCTCGTCTTAATTCTGAAAAAAGTAGACATATTTCAAAATTAAGCTCTTTAGAAAAAGAGAAAGCTCGTATTCAAAAAGAGATTGAAAAAATTATCTATTCACAATCGGTTTCTAAACCAAGTAAGAGTGTAGATTATTCAGTGGCTATTAAAGGACTTGGTAAAGGGGTTAAACCTTTAGAAGATGGAAAAGTTGTAGTTCAATTTAGAGAGAAGAAAACACAAAATATTTCAAGTAATGGTGTAGAGATAGAATCAAGACTAGGTGCTCCAGTAAGAACAACCCATAAAGGAAAAATTATCTATGTTGGAAAAATTCAAGGTCTTGGTAAAGTTGTAATGATTGATTATGGATATAATACAATCGGAGTTTATGGAAACTTAATCTCTTCTAAAGTTACAGTTGGAAAAAAAGTAAATCAAGGAGAGGACATTGGAGTTTTAGGACTTTCTATGGACGGAAAACCAGTTCTTTATTACGAAGTTAGACTTAACTTGAAATCAATTAACCCAATCAATGTTTTATAA